A region from the Oncorhynchus keta strain PuntledgeMale-10-30-2019 chromosome 5, Oket_V2, whole genome shotgun sequence genome encodes:
- the LOC118384195 gene encoding sphingosine kinase 1-like has product MDNDMAETDPSRQRNGVVEGLYGEFTDSLNSKVRYSVSLTESALTIQKISSSLEQDEVVFHLADCLGCRAYKVEDEADVGAFFTAYFYPFKRRWISTGMARQKVERCFRVALVQDPLTNLEEAERWARAIREASIRQIPRRHDVKYYEVRRPCRVMVLVNPQSGRGQALQLFSGQIEPMLTEASVPYTLVITEHQNHARDLVRETDLSQWDALVILSGDGLLFEVLNGLLEREDWEEAIQTPLGILPGGSGNALAASVHHYTKSPPAWGKELLLSCGFLLCKGLVTRLDLVSVHLASSQRIFSFLSLAWGFVADVDIESEKYRLVGPMRFLVGTLMRLASLKVYQGRLAYLPAPPFTPQNSSLCSSLPCGPNSSPNQNSRHNHITNSNHSTNSNHNTAHNSSNIAITTMRTEPQPVNQKGPPDSLLADLEQPVPDHWTVVNEEDFVLVLAMFQSHLAEDLFAAPGATADDGFIHLLYVRAGISRLALLTLFMTMEKGGHLAIGCPHLVYERVKAFRLEPLSPEGAITVDGEMVEYGPVQAQVHEGIARLISG; this is encoded by the exons ATGGATAACGACATGGCCGAAACGGACCCATCCCGTCAGCGCAATGGTGTCGTGGAAGGGCTTTATGGAGAATTCACGGACTCGCTCAATTCAAAGGTCAGATATTCTGTGAGCTTGACTGAGAGTGCTCTCACTATACAAAAGATATCATCGTCACTTGAACAGGATGAGGTGGTTTTCCATTTAGCTGACTGTCTTGGCTGCCGGGCTTATAAAGTGGAGGACGAAGCGGACGTTGGGGCGTTCTTTACAGCCTATTTCTACCCGTTCAAGAGGCGATGGATAAGCACAGGCATGGCCCGGCAGAAAGTAGAGCGGTGCTTTCGGGTCGCACTGGTCCAGGACCCTCTTACTAATCTTGAAGAGGCAGAGAGATGGGCGCGTGCCATCAGAGAGGCTTCTATCCGCCAGATACCCCGACGACATG atgtgAAGTACTATGAGGTACGGCGGCCCTGCAGGGTCATGGTTCTGGTGAACCCCCAGAGTGGGCGGGGCCAGGCTCTCCAGCTTTTCTCCGGGCAAATCGAGCCCATGCTCACCGAGGCTTCAGTCCCTTACACATTGGTCATCACTG AGCACCAGAACCATGCGAGGGACCTGGTGAGAGAGACTGATCTGTCACAGTGGGACGCTCTGGTCATCCTGTCAGGGGACGGGCTGCTGTTCGAG GTGTTGAATGGtcttctggagagagaggactgggaggagGCCATCCAGACCCCACTGGGCATCTTACCAGGGGGCTCGGGCAACGCCCTGGCAGCCTCTGTCCACCACTACACTAA GTCTCCCCCGGCCTGGGGTAAGGAGCTGCTGCTGAGCTGTGGCTTCCTGCTGTGTAAAGGCCTGGTGACTCGGCTCGACCTGGTCTCTGTCCACCTGGCCTCCAGCCAGCgcatcttctccttcctctccctggcCTGGGGCTTCGTGGCCGACGTCGACATCGAGAGCGAGAAGTACCGCCTCGTTGGCCCCATGCGATTCCTGGTTGGTACGCTGATGCGCCTGGCCTCCCTCAAGGTATATCAGGGTAGGCTGGCATACCTGCCTGCTCCTCCCTTCACACCCCAgaactcctccctctgctcctctctaccCTGTGGGCCCAACAGCTCCCCCAATCAGAACTCTCGCCACAACCACATCACAAACTCCAACCACAGCACAAACTCCAACCACAACACCGCCCACAACTCCTCCAACATTGCCATCACAACCATGAGGACCGAGCCCCAACCAGTCAACCAGAAGGGGCCTCCTGACTCGCTCCTAGCAGACCTGGAGCAGCCGGTGCCTGATCATTGGACAGTAGTGAATGAGGAAGACTTTGTACTGGTATTGGCCATGTTCCAGTCCCACTTGGCTGAGGACCTGTTTGCCGCCCCTGGGGCCACAGCAGACGACGGCTTCATCCACCTGTTGTATGTGCGTGCAGGCATCTCCAGGCTAGCTCTGCTCACACTCTTCATGACCATGGAGAAGGGAGGGCACCTGGCTATTGGCTGCCCACACCTTGTGTATGAGAGGGTGAAGGCCTTTCGCCTGGAGCCTCTGTCCCCCGAGGGAGCGATCACTGTGGACGGGGAGATGGTGGAGTACGGGCCAGTACAGGCCCAGGTTCATGAAGGAATCGCCAGGCTCATCTCAGGCTGA